The sequence TAGTTATactaaaatatgtatatatagtaataAATGTTATTGTATAATATTAATTAGTGATAATATTATTCTCTATATTTTTGCATATTATATAATGTGAAGTCGGTTGATGGGGAAAGAACTTGAAGGTTTGAACTTCAAAGACTTGCAGCAATTAGAACATCAGCTAACTGAAGGCATTTTAGCAGTTAAAGATAAAAAGGTATATATTAATTGCATTTTATTAATTAAGGAGTAGTTATTATATGTACTTCAAAAATTAGTCCTATTTAATActcaggaaaaaaaaaagaaaaaaaaaagaaaaggaaggaaacATATTATATTGCTcttgaatttattaattttgctATATATATTTTCAGGAACAAGTATTGttgggaaaaattgaaaaatcactGCTGCAGGTATACATTTgtgttaaaatttaaaaatccctgtattttgtttttttattgacttatttcactttcttttttatTGGAAATTATAGCATAATATTTTTTGGTGTCATGGGgtggggtttgggggggggggggttcataAACTTTCCTTAAATTTAGATTGATCTATGTGGGTTTTATCGCTTTTTcattcaaaatttcattttctctGATAAAATTGTAATACTTTttcaagtaattttttttttttaaatacctTCAAATACCTTTTATCAATCTAActccaaaaaatatttaatttttttttttaaaatcaaattttTTGTGCCCAAATACCTACTAAAATACTTGTtcatttactttttctttttctttgtttttctgcgTGGCAGGAGGAAAAGGTTTCACTAGAAAATGAAGCCCTGCGTGAACAGGTATGCCCTAAAGTTCATATTCTGATTATacattttaattgtattttttaatattataattgtGGTTTTATAGtaattttttcctaatttcagtATAATATTTACCTTTTTATTTGTTAAAtgtgtaaaattattttttgtttattcaGATTGAGGAACTAAGACGCAGCTCCAGGCACTGTCAAGAAAGAGCTTTAGCTTTGGAGAATTCAGTTTGTGATTCAGACACATGTTTGCGTTTAGGGTAATTATAATATGTAATTACAtttttacttaattaaattacttatATTACTAGTTATTCACATAAGTATTATTAGTCTTCATCTAATAATTATTAAGTACATTATAATCCCAATATAATTCGTTTATGAACAAAACGATCCTTAAGatatcatttttaaaattttctactcCAAATTATCATGTCAAaccaaaatttataaaaaaaactacTTAAAATATGATGTTCCTCCTTTAAAATATTTACAATTTATTATATGTAAACtcatttgaagacaaattcaaaATTTCTTATATTATTTGGGATCTTTATCCAAATAGCTGGTCAGAttcactatttattttttctagccggtatacataaattatatatgatTATACATATTACATACAGatgatacatatattatacaactGTCGATTATTTTTTGTTTAAGCGTGTGAATGGACAATTGCTTAAATTAATTCTTCTTTGatatcatttttaaaattttctactcCAAATTATCATGTCAAACTAAAATTTGTACAAAACTACTTAAAATTTGATGTTCCtcctttaaaatatttatattttatgatATGAAAAATAACTTGGAGGACAAAttcaaaatttcttatttttatttgggATCTTTATCCAAATAGCTGGTCAAattcactatttattttttttctaatcggtatacatatattatatatgattatatatatatatattatatatacagacgtatatatatattatacatctgTCAACTTATTTTTTGTTTAAGCGAGTGAATGAacaattatttaaattaattcttcttagatatcatttttaaaattttctactcCAAATTATCATGTCAAACCAAAATTGGTACAAAACTACTTAAAATATGATGTTTCTCCtttaaaatatttatcatttatgataTGAAAATAAACTTAGAGGACAAATTTAAAATTTCTTATTATTATTTCGAACCTTTATATAAACAACTGACCAGATTCACTATTTATTTTTCCTAGTCGATACACATAGagtatacacatattatatatggattatacataaattatatatctgTCAATTATTTTAAGTTAAAGCGAGTAGgtgaataattatttaaattatttcttcttattttttcttacaGGCTACCAGTTGATACAAGTCAGAATATGATAATACCAAAGATGGAAAGTACTTCCAATGATGCTCAAAATACAATTGTTTTGGAGTGATATCTTCTTGCATTAGACTCATTTCTCTATCACAGTTTTAAATTAAGACTTTTTCTTATATTACTTTTGCTTAGCTTGGATTTAGCTAGGTTTTAATTATCAaatcaatttctttttttattttcacaTATTTCTTCTTGTACTCAGTCAATGTATGACTAGAACTAGTTGCAAAAGTTGGTAAAGATCAGACCTATCAAGAATAGAGAGAacttaaattaatttaatttcttgaattttattttactCTTTCATGTCAATTTTTGTGTTTGAAATGGCATTTGTGGTTGTGCGATAGCCACTTCATCTGCTATGATAATCAGGgacggaatcaggatttgaaccTTGTTGGTTCGGGTTTTAAatcaataatttatatatatttaataaaatttttaaCACAAATAAAGGGTTGGAATCAAATTATTGGGTTCAGTCGAACCCGCAAATCTTATGCTAGCTCCGCCACCATTGACAACTTCTGCGAATTAGCACTTTTTGGGTTCGAGATTATAAATGAATAACTTCTTGGTAAACGGGGCAGTACTCCCTTAACAAGCTTACTCGAAGCGAAGTTGATAAGTCGAATCAATGAGTTTCGAATACTGAATATTTAAATCTTTTATAAATATCaatatgtaattaatttttcATTGTTAGATCAATATGTTTATTTGCAGATTCCCAATCAAAATTCCCTTATTTTTACCAACGAAATCCAATGTTCACAtggaaaattattttaaaaaagaaaataattatagaGGACATCATTTTATCAGCTAATCCACAATTTATGTCATTTTTAGATGCATGGTTTTAATATTTTGAGTTGCATCAACGCATGTTTACGTGTCACCCTTTCCTCTATTAGCTTGAcgttatttatatatatattttttaaaagaaaaaataacacCCCAAAAATAATGTTATTTTTGTGGTCACCCCTTCTTTTAAAGTACACATCATTCTTTAGTAACtaatttttttctaaattaaGTATTAGCAGGCATTAATCTAATCATGACTTTATTAGTCAAGCAAATGACGAGGAGTTCGATAAGATTGTTCATTAATTTAATTACAATTATCTGATAATAGTCGCATGCTCACTTTACTATATTGATCcctactttaaaaataaaaaataaaaatatttgctATGCATGGTACAGCTAGCAATTCAAACATATCCAACTTTTGTTTATTATTGCCTATATGTTATCTCACCTTGAATAAACATGAACTTAATTTAATTGGAGATTTCCATACTTTTTGCCGTACAAAATGAAATATAAAATTACTCGTGTATAAAACAtgacaatttttttaaaatgaatacCTTTTTGTccaagataatataatatttttatgggatcggcgggttcgcctcggcagtatagtaACATtattcttataggatcgggtcgttcacctcgacAATATAATAACATTATTCTTATGGGTTCAGGCCGTTGGCTTCAGCTATATTGAGTActactattcttatgggatcgggttgttcgcctcggtaACTTCGTGCTTAATAATCGAAACAAGTTCTAGTTTGGGTATAATTGAGTTATTGCCTTCACGGACAGTTATAAGATGTTGGTAATGAGATACGGACTCATGTTGTATTTATTGCAGTTGATTTTAATTGTTTCATTAATAATTGTCGTATGCTCATCATGTTTACTTTATGCACTAATAATATTATtatggacctctagtaagtgtcaagtcgaccccttgtcactactttttGAGTTTAGACTAGATACTCACTCAGTACACGTTATTTTtcgtactcacactacacttctgcactgatgtgcaggtactgagacaaGTTCCGCCAGTGGCCATGCAGGCGTGTAGCCGATCATCTATGAAGACTTAGTAGTGAGTTGCTTGCCTTGCTACGATCCGCAGCACGAGAGTCTCCTTCCACCTTATTTACTATTCTTCTCTATTACTTTCGGACAGTAGCTttagtagttttgtatattctctaaATTGCTCATGTTCTTGTGACGCCGGATTTTGGGGGATTTGTTGCGCTTGTGTATTGTTGTACTTGTAATTTCTATCACCGCAGAGTATGTACTTATTATATTGATATTTTCAAAAAGACTTGTCACAGTTGCATGAAATCTAGTTTAAAGTGTTCACTGAAAAGGAAAACTTCCGCATTAAAATTGTTAAAAGGGGGTAAATAAATTATAGTTAAACTTATGAGTTTGTCTAATAGCGGCGTTAGGTGCAGTCTCGACCTATTgcggatttgggtcatgacaatttaGTTTACATTTTTTTTAAGTTGTTTGAGTAGATATACCAAAATCTGAACAATCTTAGTAATCCTTAACTTAATTTAGAAATAATCATATTGCAATCAAGTGTAACAATTGAAGCATATAATACGATCATTATTAATAAAATGATGCAGCTAAAATATTCTAAAAGATTTTCAattgtttattatttttaggatttaactttgatTTTTTTCTACTTTCAAGATAGTTTCCataatattttttgtttattaagaTTTAACTTATGTCATCGCTCCTcaacaatataaaaaatatatttatagtattaatattattttt is a genomic window of Nicotiana tabacum cultivar K326 chromosome 16, ASM71507v2, whole genome shotgun sequence containing:
- the LOC142170608 gene encoding MADS-box transcription factor 23-like; its protein translation is MGRGKIEIKMIENTNSRQVTFSKRRQGLMKKAKELAILCDAEVGVLVFSNTGKLYEFASSSMENILSRYNKAPESSELTTIENVAVEHESQPKVNELRAEVALLRQVQSRLMGKELEGLNFKDLQQLEHQLTEGILAVKDKKEQVLLGKIEKSLLQEEKVSLENEALREQIEELRRSSRHCQERALALENSVCDSDTCLRLGLPVDTSQNMIIPKMESTSNDAQNTIVLE